Proteins from one Drosophila gunungcola strain Sukarami chromosome 3R, Dgunungcola_SK_2, whole genome shotgun sequence genomic window:
- the LOC128259913 gene encoding uncharacterized protein LOC128259913 — translation MAGTITINGTGHEVNLAALPADISLNTFIREHAGLTGTKFMCQEGGCGVCVVTLSGLHPESGEPLTWAVNSCLTLLNTCLGLEVTTSEGLGNKRTGYHAIQQRLAKMNGTQCGYCSPGIVMNMYGLLKSKGGKVTMAEVENSFGGNICRCTGYRPILDAMKSFAVDSNIQVPAECVDIEDLSTKQCPKTGQTCSGSCKKQQPKGSQLYPDGSRWSWPANLGDLFAALQSAVKDKLPYMLVAGNTAHGVYRRRQDIKAFIDVSGLAELKGYKLSPDNSSLTLGGNLSLSETMELCRHLEKTKGFEYLSQVWQHLDWIANVPVRNAGTLAGNLTIKHVHPEFPSDVFIVLEALDARVIVQEAVDKQETVTLASYLGAPMEGKIIRGLVLSAYPKERFAFDSYKIMPRAQNAHAYVNAAFLLEFTGDSKVKLARLCFGGINPEFVHATAIEKLILGKNPFENGLVDKAFEQLSTLLQPDAILPDASPIYRRKLACGLFYKFLLKTAAQRKQGLASRFLTGGNLLVRPVSRGEQSFETFQEHYPVTKATEKHEGMIQCSGEATYANDLPTQHNQLWAAFVTAKKVGAKVTNVDTKPALDLPGVVAYLDANDIPGPNYIGPKIRDDFFFGQDEELFATGVIRFYGQPVGMILASSNALANRAAELVKLSYEGEAEELLPTLKHVLDQAGSQAGNNKRIEQKVKSTIDVLELEESFDVSSSGQLDMGLQYHYYMEPQTTVVLPFEGGMQVYAATQWMDLTQDSIANVLNLRSNEVQVKTRRIGGGYGGKATRCNVAAAAAAVAAHKLNRPIRFVQSLESIMTGLGKRWAFHCDYDFFVQKSGKISGIVSRFYEDAGYLSNESPIGHTVMLSKNCYEFSDNYKLDGFLVYTDSPTNTPCRAPGSVEGIAMMENIIEHIAFETGLDPVDVRFANLLPAHKMGDMMPRFLESTKYRERRAEVIAHNKENRWRKRGLGLCIMEYQIGYFGQYPATVAIYHSDGTVVVSHGGIEMGQGMNTKISQVVAHTLGIPMEQVRIEASDTINGANSMVTGGAVGSETLCFAVRKACETLNQRLEPLREELKPQNWQALIKEAYDRKVNLIASDQCKQGDMDPYSVCGLCLTEVELDVLTGNYIVGRVDLLEDTGESLNPNVDIGQIEGAFMMGLGYWTSEQVIVDPQTGECLSNRTWTYKPPGAKDIPTDLRIELLPKSPNKAGFMRSKATGEPAICLSIAVAFALQQALQSARDDAGVPKSWVTLTAPMTPEHLVLHSGTEPSQFKLN, via the exons ATGGCTGGAACAATAACAATCAACGGCACAGGCCACGAAG TAAATCTGGCTGCCCTGCCGGCGGATATCTCGCTGAACACCTTTATCCGGGAGCACGCCGGACTGACGGGCACAAAGTTCATGTGCCAGGAGGGCGGCTGCGGGGTCTGCGTCGTCACCCTGAGCGGACTGCATCCGGAGTCCGGGGAGCCGCTCACATGGGCGGTCAACTCGTGCCTCACGCTGCTGAACACCTGCCTGGGCCTGGAGGTGACAACCTCCGAGGGACTGGGCAACAAGCGGACCGGCTACCACGCCATCCAGCAGCGACTGGCCAAGATGAACGGCACCCAGTGCGGCTACTGCTCGCCGGGCATCGTGATGAACATGTACGGCCTGCTGAAGTCCAAGGGCGGCAAGGTCACCATGGCGGAGGTGGAGAACTCCTTCGGGGGCAACATCTGCCGGTGCACCGGCTATCGCCCCATCCTGGACGCCATGAAGTCCTTCGCCGTGGACAGCAACATCCAGGTGCCGGCTGAGTGCGTGGACATCGAGGACCTGAGCACCAAGCAGTGCCCCAAGACGGGCCAAACCTGCTCCGGCAGTTGCAAGAAGCAGCAGCCGAAGGGCAGTCAGCTGTATCCGGACGGCAGTCGCTGGAGCTGGCCAGCGAATCTGGGGGATCTCTTTGCCGCCTTACAGAGTGCAGTCAAGGATAAGCTCCCCTACATGCTGGTGGCAGGCAACACTGCCCACGGAGTCTACAGACGTCGACAGGATATCAAGGCGTTCATCGATGTATCCGGCTTGGCCGAGCTCAAGGGCTACAAGCTGAGCCCCGACAACTCCTCCCTAACCCTCGGAGGTAATCTGAGCCTCAGCGAGACCATGGAGCTGTGCCGACATTTGGAGAAAACCAAGGGATTCGAGTACCTTTCCCAGGTGTGGCAACACCTCGATTGGATCGCCAATGTCCCAGTGCGCAAC GCCGGCACCTTGGCGGGCAACCTGACCATCAAGCATGTCCACCCCGAGTTCCCCTCGGACGTGTTCATCGTTCTGGAGGCCCTGGACGCCCGTGTGATTGTCCAGGAGGCGGTGGACAAGCAGGAGACTGTGACCCTAGCCAGCTATCTGGGCGCTCCTATGGAGGGAAAGATTATCCGGGGTCTGGTGCTGTCCGCGTACCCCAAGGAGCGCTTTGCATTCGACTCTTACAAG ATTATGCCCCGTGCCCAGAACGCCCATGCCTACGTAAACGCGGCGTTCCTCCTGGAATTTACAGGGGACTCCAAGGTGAAGTTAGCACGCCTTTGCTTCGGAGGAATCAATCCCGAGTTCGTGCATGCCACGGCGATTGAGAAGTTGATCCTGGGAAAGAATCCCTTCGAGAACGGATTGGTGGACAAGGCCTTTGAACAGCTTTCCACCCTGCTCCAGCCCGACGCCATTTTACCGGATGCCTCTCCCATCTATCGTCGCAAGTTGGCCTGTGGTCTCTTCTACAAGTTCCTCCTGAAGACAGCGGCCCAGCGCAAGCAGGGATTGGCCAGTCGATTCCTCACAGGAGGAAACCTCCTCGTAAGGCCCGTGTCCAGGGGCGAGCAGAGCTTCGAGACCTTCCAGGAGCACTATCCGGTGACCAAGGCCACGGAGAAGCACGAGGGTATGATCCAGTGCTCCGGCGAAGCCACCTACGCCAACGATCTGCCCACCCAGCACAACCAGCTGTGGGCGGCATTTGTTACCGCCAAGAAGGTTGGCGCCAAGGTCACCAATGTGGACACGAAGCCAGCTCTAGATCTGCCCGGAGTGGTGGCCTATCTGGATGCCAACGACATTCCGGGTCCCAACTACATTGGGCCCAAGATCAGGGATGACTTTTTCTTCGGCCAAGACGAGGAGCTTTTTGCCACGGGCGTGATTAGATTCTATGGCCAACCGGTGGGCATGATCCTGGCCAGCTCCAACGCCTTGGCCAATCGGGCCGCCGAGCTGGTAAAACTGAGCTACGAGGGCGAGGCGGAGGAGCTGCTGCCCACCTTGAAGCACGTTCTGGACCAGGCCGGATCCCAAGCTGGCAACAACAAGCGCATCGAGCAGAAGGTGAAGTCCACCATCGATGTCCTCGAGCTGGAGGAGTCCTTCGACGTGAGTTCCTCCGGGCAGCTGGACATGGGTCTGCAGTACCACTACTACATGGAGCCACAGACGACGGTGGTGCTGCCATTCGAGGGCGGCATGCAGGTGTACGCGGCCACCCAGTGGATGGATCTCACCCAGGACAGCATCGCCAACGTGCTCAACCTGAGGAGCAACGAGGTGCAGGTGAAGACGCGTCGCATCGGAGGAGGCTATGGCGGCAAGGCCACTCGCTGCAACgtggccgccgccgctgccgccgtgGCTGCCCACAAGCTGAACCGGCCCATTCGATTCGTCCAGTCGCTGGAGTCCATCATGACCGGTTTGGGCAAGCGCTGGGCCTTCCACTGCGACTACGACTTCTTTGTGCAGAAGTCTGGAAAGATCTCGGGAATAGTGAGCCGATTCTACGAGGATGCCGGCTACCTGTCCAACGAATCGCCCATTGGACACACCGTGATGCTGTCCAAGAATTGCTACGAGTTCAGCGACAACTACAAGCTGGATGGCTTCCTAGTCTACACCGATTCGCCAACTAACACCCCTTGCCGTGCTCCTGGTTCCGTCGAGGGCATCGCCATGATGGAGAACATCATCGAGCACATCGCCTTCGAGACCGGACTGGACCCGGTTGATGTGCGCTTTGCCAACTTGCTGCCCGCCCACAAGATGGGCGACATGATGCCTCGCTTCCTCGAGAGCACCAAGTACAGGGAGCGCCGGGCGGAGGTCATTGCCCACAACAAGGAGAACCGTTGGCGCAAGCGCGGACTGGGGCTGTGCATCATGGAGTACCAGATCGGCTACTTCGGACAATACCCAGCCACCGTGGCCATCTACCACAGCGACGGCACCGTGGTGGTCTCCCACGGAGGCATTGAAATGGGACAAG GCATGAACACCAAGATCTCGCAGGTGGTGGCCCACACCCTGGGCATTCCGATGGAGCAGGTGCGCATCGAGGCCAGCGACACCATCAACGGAGCCAACTCCATGGTCACCGGAGGAGCGGTGGGCAGTGAGACCCTCTGCTTTGCGGTGCGCAAGGCCTGCGAGACCCTAAACCAGCGGCTGGAGCCACTGCGGGAGGAGCTGAAGCCGCAGAACTGGCAGGCACTCATCAAGGAGGCCTACGACCGCAAGGTGAACCTCATCGCCAGCGACCAGTGCAAGCAGGGCGACATGGATCCGTACTCCGTGTGTGGCCTCTGCCTCACGGAGGTGGAGTTGGATGTGCTAACGGGTAACTACATTGTGGGGCGGGTGGACCTCCTGGAGGACACTGGCGAGAGTCTGAACCCCAACGTGGACATAGGCCAGATCGAGGGCGCCTTCATGATGGGCCTCGGCTACTGGACCAGCGAACAGGTGATCGTGGATCCCCAGACCGGCGAGTGCCTCTCGAATCGCACCTGGACGTATAAGCCGCCAGGAGCGAAGGACATTCCCACCGATCTGCGCATCGAGCTGCTGCCCAAGAGCCCCAACAAGGCGGGCTTCATGAGGTCCAAGG CTACTGGTGAGCCCGCCATCTGTCTGTCCATCGCGGTGGCCTTTGCCCTGCAGCAGGCTCTGCAATCAGCCCGCGATGACGCCGGCGTGCCCAAGTCGTGGGTGACCCTCACCGCACCGATGACGCCCGAGCACCTGGTCCTTCACTCCGGCACCGAGCCCAGCCAGTTCAAGCTGAACTAA
- the LOC128259923 gene encoding tabinhibitin 7 translates to MKHYWLILVALLEWFSLGWSELIDYCQMPYCGINNLACNNPSKYSIMCPPNAKTISMSRYRNALLNAINEFRNYTASGQQKYLKAAAARMSRLSYSNDLEDLARLAAITCSAQKFCLSSPEFYYVGTNLGSTYYQGNLNDYEDLELMLRTIQDWTKYVDNINMKMALYMPTTLEKSGTAKALLLLADRNTHVGCSAMRFTLNSVHYFIFVCAFSTDLFVERPVYRMSIRPGSACKRLDTTYVALCAVGENYENENPWPNAAVFQLPLDISKNRQTYVPAK, encoded by the exons ATGAAGCATTATTGGTTGATACTCGTAGCACTGCTCGAATGGTTTTCCCTTGGATGGAGCGAGTTAATCGACTACTGTCAGATGCCCTACTGTGGAATAAATAACCTAGCCTGCAACAATCCATCT AAATACAGCATAATGTGCCCGCCAAATGCCAAAACTATTTCTATGTCGAGATACCGAAATGCGCTACTGAACGCCATCAACGAGTTTCGCAACTATACGGCCAGTGGGCAACAGAAGTACCTGAAGGCAGCCGCAGCCCGAATGTCCCGGCTGAGTTACTCCAACGATCTGGAGGATTTGGCCCGACTGGCGGCCATCACCTGCTCCGCCCAGAAGTTCTGCCTGAGTTCACCGGAGTTCTACTACGTCGGAACCAATCTGGGATCCACCTACTACCAGGGCAACTTGAACGACTACGAGGACCTCGAGCTGATGCTACGAACAATCCAGGACTGGACCAAGTACGTGGACAACATCAATATGAAAATGGCCCTTTATATGCCGACTACGTTGGAGAAAAG TGGCACCGCCAAGGCCTTGCTGCTGTTGGCAGACCGTAATACCCACGTGGGCTGCTCGGCGATGCGATTCACCTTGAACTCCGTCCACTACTTCATCTTCGTGTGCGCCTTCAGTACGGATCTTTTCGTGGAGCGGCCCGTTTACCGGATGTCGATTCGACCGGGAAGCGCCTGCAAGCGGCTCGATACCACTTATGTAGCACTCTGTGCCGTTGGGGAAAATTACGAAAATGAAAATCCCTGGCCCAATGCTGCGGTCTTCCAGTTGCCCCTTGATATCTCCAAAAATCGGCAAACTTATGTGCCGGCCAAGTAG